A genomic stretch from Engraulis encrasicolus isolate BLACKSEA-1 chromosome 10, IST_EnEncr_1.0, whole genome shotgun sequence includes:
- the lactbl1a gene encoding putative beta-lactamase-like 1, which yields MKVKWTRLGLVFFLLLSIVMTGCFIWQYRLPKLNSAEEVMVNDGEEEEMCPRYPEPVPLQHPIPILKEALEKVDNLLRQSINATFMPSISAIVIFNDSVLWNGNFGKRNTSDPYSAPPNEYTVYRIASLSKIFPSLMLYKMWEEGRVTSLDDPLEKYVSNFSIKNPLAKKGDFDPNFNPDVSSNILERRSRTSTVTLRRMASQLSGLPRRLRSTTLLWRGTTDAAIGLLQDDVLVADPGTKCHYSNMAFSLLGHVLAEKLVGMPYQRWVAENLLEPLGMEDTGFDITPEVQARMALGVYPSGQPAPLYDLGWYRPSGQMYSTVADMAKLGMALLGAYTRRPILRPDTLKTMLTPVFRCDKSYFANQTGTPWEVDEVLGYELVQKSGELDGYAATFSLVPRLKLGLVILMAGAKPKDEDFVSKIYSLLIPTMESAFRDAPRDLAAPPNPTPYEGFFTYGNMTFYEIRAGEDGVLIMQQFGPQVETMVPAQYRTIRLSYLQDRVFRLVFEKEYPCVLRVNSATVSLENQDRQLFNFYAFNRKGVSPGFDAPGLNTYRVIRIARKPFFS from the exons ATGAAGGTGAAATGGACACGTCTGGGCCTGGTCTTCTTCCTGCTTCTGTCCATCGTCATGACAGGATGTTTTATATGGCAGTACAGGCTACCCAAGCTCAACTCTG CTGAAGAAGTGATGGTGaatgatggggaggaggaggagatgtgtcCTCGGTACCCGGAGCCTGTTCCCCTGCAGCATCCCATCCCTATCCTCAAGGAGGCACTGGAGAAG GTGGATAACCTGCTGAGACAAAGCATCAATGCCACCTTCATGCCCTCTATCTCGGCCATCGTCATCTTCAACGACTCTGTGCTGTGGAACGGCAACTTTGGGAAGAGGAATACAAGCGACCCGTACTCCGCACCACCCAATGAGTACACGGTCTATAG GATCGCCAGCCTTTCTAAGATATTCCCCTCCCTCATGCTGTACAAGATGTGGGAAGAGGGCCGGGTGACCTCCCTGGACGACCCTTTGGAGAAGTATGTGAGCAACTTCTCCATCAAGAACCCGCTGGCAAAGAAAGGGGACTTTGACCCCAACTTCAACCCAGATGTGTCCTCCAACATCCTGGAGAGGAGATCCCGCACCTCCACCGTGACCCTGCGCAGGATGGCCAGCCAGCTCTCAG GATTACCCAGGCGCCTCAGGTCAACCACCCTGCTCTGGCGTGGCACTACCGACGCCGCCATCGGTTTACTTCAGGACGACGTGCTGGTGGCAGATCCAGGAACCAA ATGCCACTACAGTAACATGGCCTTCTCGCTGCTGGGCCACGTGCTGGCAGAGAAGCTGGTGGGCATGCCATACCAGCGCTGGGTGGCCGAGAACCTTCTAGAACCCCTGGGCATGGAGGACACGGGCTTCGACATCACGCCCGAGGTCCAGGCCCGCATGGCGCTGGGCGTGTACCCGAGCGGCCAGCCGGCGCCGCTGTACGACCTAGGCTGGTACCGGCCGTCGGGCCAGATGTACTCCACGGTGGCGGACATGGCCAAGCTGGGCATGGCGCTGCTGGGCGCGTACACGCGGCGGCCCATCCTGCGGCCCGACACGCTCAAGACCATGCTGACGCCCGTGTTCCGCTGCGACAAGAGCTACTTCGCCAACCAGACGGGCACGCCGTGGGAGGTGGACGAGGTGCTGGGCTACGAGCTGGTGCAGAAGTCGGGCGAGCTGGACGGCTACGCCGCCACCTTCTCCCTGGTGCCGCGTCTCAAGCTGGGCCTGGTGATCCTCATGGCCGGCGCCAAGCCCAAGGACGAGGACTTTGTCTCCAAGATCTACAGCCTGCTCATCCCCACCATGGAGAGTGCCTTCCGGGACGCGCCGCGCGACCTCGCCgctccccccaaccccaccccttaCGAGGGCTTCTTCACCTACGGCAACATGACCTTCTACGAGATCCGGGCCGGGGAGGACGGGGTGCTGATCATGCAACAGTTCGGTCCCCAGGTGGAGACCATGGTCCCTGCTCAATACAGGACTATCCGGCTGAGCTATCTGCAGGACCGTGTGTTCAGGCTGGTGTTTGAGAAGGAGTACCCCTGTGTGCTGAGGGTCAACTCGGCCACGGTGTCGCTGGAGAACCAGGACAGACAGCTCTTCAACTTCTACGCGTTCAACAGGAAGGGCGTCTCGCCGGGCTTTGATGCCCCCGGGCTCAATACCTACAGGGTCATCAGGATCGCTCGCAAACCTTTCTTCTCTTAA